One genomic region from uncultured Subdoligranulum sp. encodes:
- a CDS encoding GntR family transcriptional regulator, producing the protein MVSFSGLRFHDRAPVYQQIAEYLKRQILLGTVQDGDPMPSRRELAAQTGINPNTAQKAYRLMTEEGYLYTDGNNGSVVRLTPALRGAIEEELTRGLVQRFVDEAKENQLSYKKVIALVSELWGDE; encoded by the coding sequence ATGGTCAGTTTCAGCGGGCTGCGGTTCCACGACCGCGCGCCCGTCTATCAGCAGATCGCGGAGTACCTCAAACGGCAGATCCTGCTGGGCACCGTCCAGGACGGCGACCCCATGCCCAGCCGCCGGGAGCTGGCGGCCCAGACCGGCATCAACCCCAACACCGCACAGAAGGCCTACCGCCTGATGACCGAGGAGGGCTACCTCTACACCGACGGCAACAACGGCAGCGTGGTGCGGCTGACGCCGGCGCTGCGGGGGGCCATCGAGGAGGAGCTGACCCGGGGGCTGGTGCAGCGGTTTGTGGACGAGGCCAAGGAAAACCAGCTCAGCTACAAGAAGGTGATCGCCCTGGTGAGCGAGCTGTGGGGCGACGAATGA
- a CDS encoding GldG family protein, producing the protein MKNSLQTKWRAALARNRQALTTRTARVGGYSFVMSLVVLAILIAVNVLASKLPTSWTQFDISAAQLYSLTSDTKVVVTNLQQDVTIYWICQAGKEDTVTEKLLDRYAELSDHIHVEKKDPDVYPTFAQQYTDETVANNSLVVESGDKNRYIGYDQIYQVEAGDYYSGGSVSQSFDGEGQITSAIDYVISTDLPQVYLLSGHGESAPSDTLSDELTRSNYETVSDFSLLNVDAIPDDCDLLLINAPTSDISDEELTMLRDYVQNGGKLMVLSGPQKDADLPNLQALLSDYGVTATDGVVVDPNRDYYAFAAPYVLMPEIESSDITDPLTEGDYHVIVPIAQGLTVGEASSGATVTPLLKTSSDAFSKAAGYAMTTYDKEDGDTDGPFTLAVSVEDASGGRIFWAASDYLLDDLYNSYSSGANLDFVMNGMSWMIGQTDGVSIRSKSLDYNYLTISSSSAAWLKVCMIGIIPVCFLLLGVDEVVRRRKKV; encoded by the coding sequence ATGAAAAACAGCTTACAAACCAAATGGCGGGCCGCCCTGGCCCGCAACCGGCAGGCGCTGACCACCCGCACGGCCCGGGTGGGCGGCTACAGCTTCGTGATGAGCCTGGTGGTGCTGGCTATCCTCATCGCGGTGAACGTGCTGGCCTCCAAGCTGCCCACCAGCTGGACCCAGTTTGATATCTCGGCCGCCCAGCTCTACTCCCTCACCTCCGACACCAAGGTGGTGGTCACCAACCTGCAGCAGGACGTGACCATCTACTGGATCTGCCAGGCCGGCAAGGAGGATACCGTCACCGAAAAGCTGCTGGACCGGTACGCCGAACTCTCCGACCACATCCATGTGGAGAAGAAGGACCCCGATGTCTATCCCACCTTCGCCCAGCAGTACACCGACGAGACGGTGGCCAACAACTCGCTGGTGGTGGAATCCGGCGACAAGAACCGCTACATCGGCTACGACCAGATCTACCAGGTGGAGGCCGGCGACTACTACAGCGGCGGTTCGGTGTCCCAGTCCTTTGACGGCGAGGGTCAGATCACCTCGGCCATCGACTATGTGATCAGCACCGACCTGCCCCAGGTCTACCTGCTCAGCGGCCACGGCGAATCTGCCCCCTCGGACACGTTGTCCGACGAGCTGACCCGCAGCAACTACGAGACGGTGTCGGACTTCTCGCTGCTCAACGTGGACGCCATCCCCGACGACTGTGACCTGCTGCTCATCAACGCCCCCACCAGTGATATCTCCGACGAGGAGCTCACCATGCTGCGGGACTACGTGCAGAACGGCGGCAAGCTGATGGTGCTCTCCGGCCCGCAGAAGGACGCCGACCTGCCCAACCTGCAGGCGCTGCTTTCCGACTACGGCGTCACCGCCACCGACGGCGTGGTGGTGGACCCCAACCGGGACTACTACGCCTTCGCGGCGCCCTACGTGCTGATGCCGGAAATTGAATCCTCCGACATCACCGATCCCCTCACCGAGGGCGACTACCATGTGATCGTGCCCATCGCCCAGGGCCTGACGGTGGGCGAAGCCTCCAGCGGCGCCACCGTGACGCCGCTGCTCAAGACCTCGTCGGATGCCTTCTCCAAGGCGGCGGGCTACGCCATGACCACCTACGACAAGGAGGACGGCGACACCGACGGTCCCTTCACGCTGGCAGTCTCCGTCGAGGACGCCTCGGGCGGCCGGATCTTCTGGGCGGCCAGTGACTATCTGCTGGACGATCTGTACAACTCCTACTCCTCCGGCGCCAACCTGGACTTCGTCATGAACGGCATGTCCTGGATGATCGGCCAGACGGACGGCGTCTCCATCCGCAGCAAGTCGCTGGACT
- a CDS encoding ABC transporter permease: MKAVFKHELSLYYHGLLAYVFGAFLLEFIGIGAMMYNINRAVANFEYALGTFCIGFVALVPILTMRVLAEEKKQKTDQLLSLLPITGVDIVLGKYFAMAVVFVAPMIVACIYPFIFSLYGDVYLPTSYGALFAFICLGLALIAIGMFISSLTESQGMAAGICVVVMLFCYYSANLADYISSTAFNVAALLVLSALLALIVRKLTRSDAAGLIILVLCVAAVGITWLVSPDSLETLLPDLMNKLSLFERFYTFVNGVFDVTAIVYYASVAVFFLFLCVQSWEKKRYNG; encoded by the coding sequence ATGAAAGCAGTGTTTAAACATGAACTGAGCCTCTACTATCACGGGCTGCTGGCCTATGTGTTCGGGGCGTTTTTGCTGGAATTCATCGGCATCGGCGCCATGATGTACAACATCAACCGGGCCGTGGCCAACTTTGAGTATGCCCTGGGCACCTTCTGCATCGGCTTTGTGGCGCTGGTGCCCATCCTGACCATGCGGGTGCTGGCCGAGGAGAAAAAGCAGAAGACCGACCAGCTGCTGTCCCTTTTGCCCATCACCGGGGTGGACATCGTGCTGGGCAAGTACTTTGCCATGGCCGTCGTCTTTGTGGCGCCCATGATCGTGGCCTGCATCTATCCCTTCATCTTCTCGCTCTACGGCGATGTCTACCTGCCCACCTCCTACGGCGCGCTGTTCGCTTTCATCTGTCTGGGGCTCGCCCTCATCGCCATCGGCATGTTCATCTCCTCCCTCACCGAATCCCAGGGCATGGCCGCCGGCATCTGTGTGGTGGTCATGCTGTTCTGCTACTACAGCGCGAACCTTGCCGACTACATCTCCTCCACCGCCTTCAACGTGGCGGCGCTGCTGGTGCTGTCGGCGCTGCTGGCCCTCATCGTGCGCAAGCTCACCCGGTCCGATGCGGCGGGGCTCATCATTCTGGTGCTCTGCGTGGCGGCGGTGGGCATCACCTGGCTGGTCAGCCCCGATTCCCTGGAAACGCTGCTGCCCGACCTGATGAACAAACTGTCTCTGTTTGAGCGGTTCTACACCTTCGTCAACGGCGTCTTCGACGTGACCGCCATCGTCTACTACGCCAGCGTGGCGGTGTTCTTTCTGTTCCTCTGCGTACAATCCTGGGAGAAAAAGAGGTATAACGGATGA
- a CDS encoding ABC transporter ATP-binding protein → MITVEHLTKRYGDFTAVDDISFTIGEGHIYGFLGPNGAGKSTTMNIMTGCLAATSGEVKIDGYDIFEQARQAKQCIGYLPEIPPLYTDETPREYLRFVAEAKGIAGKEIPGEVDRVIGEAGLTQMQERLIRNLSKGYRQRVGIAQALLGNPRYIILDEPTVGLDPLQIIEIRDLIRQLGQKHTVILSSHILSEVQAICESVLIIAHGKLVAFDTPQNLERRLAENNRLTITAECGEEQLRSILDGTKAVASYTVDAVPQPALPAAPAAEPETPAEPEAALAENAEPSAEIPPEDGETTLAAPAELPGAALAAEPEAPAVCQATLTLAGDPAAACRAVFFAFAGAGCALLQMTPIKADLENIFIELTEDEPSGKEATAHESSV, encoded by the coding sequence ATGATAACGGTGGAACACCTGACCAAACGGTACGGCGACTTCACGGCGGTGGACGACATTTCCTTCACCATCGGGGAGGGCCATATCTACGGCTTTCTGGGTCCCAACGGTGCCGGCAAATCCACGACGATGAACATCATGACGGGGTGCCTGGCGGCCACGTCCGGTGAGGTGAAGATCGACGGGTACGACATCTTCGAGCAGGCGCGGCAGGCCAAGCAGTGCATCGGCTACCTGCCGGAGATCCCGCCGCTCTACACCGACGAGACGCCCCGGGAGTATCTGCGCTTTGTGGCGGAGGCCAAGGGCATTGCGGGCAAGGAGATCCCCGGCGAGGTAGACCGGGTCATCGGGGAGGCCGGCCTGACCCAGATGCAGGAGCGGCTGATCCGCAACCTGTCCAAGGGCTACCGGCAGCGTGTGGGCATTGCCCAGGCGCTGCTGGGCAATCCGCGGTACATCATCCTGGACGAGCCCACGGTGGGCCTGGATCCCTTGCAGATCATCGAGATCCGCGACCTGATTCGGCAGCTGGGGCAAAAGCATACCGTCATTCTGAGTTCCCACATCCTCAGCGAGGTGCAGGCCATCTGCGAGAGCGTGCTGATCATCGCCCACGGCAAGCTGGTGGCCTTTGACACGCCCCAGAACCTGGAGCGCCGCCTGGCCGAGAACAACCGCCTGACCATTACGGCGGAATGCGGCGAGGAGCAGCTCCGCTCCATCCTGGACGGCACCAAAGCGGTGGCCTCCTACACGGTGGACGCGGTGCCCCAGCCCGCGCTGCCCGCCGCGCCCGCCGCGGAACCCGAGACCCCGGCGGAACCCGAAGCGGCTCTCGCCGAAAACGCCGAGCCCTCCGCCGAAATCCCGCCGGAGGACGGCGAGACCACCCTGGCGGCTCCCGCGGAACTGCCCGGCGCCGCGCTGGCCGCAGAACCCGAGGCCCCGGCGGTCTGCCAGGCCACCCTGACGCTGGCCGGCGACCCGGCGGCTGCCTGCCGCGCGGTCTTCTTCGCCTTTGCGGGGGCGGGCTGCGCGCTGCTCCAGATGACCCCCATCAAGGCGGATCTTGAAAACATCTTCATTGAACTGACCGAGGACGAACCGTCCGGAAAGGAGGCGACAGCCCATGAAAGCAGTGTTTAA